AAATGTTCAAACCATCAAATTCCTCACGTTTTGCATCCAATGATTTGTCTTTGGAATTACCATTTGTTTGCGAGtttctaatttcttcatAAAAATCACCTGCAGAAAACTTATCACCCAATGATTGTACAAGTTTCAACACTCTATTGTTCTCGTCAATATTGATTgtctcttcttcttcattttccTCTTTTTGCTCCTCCACTTTACTATCGAGACCAATATGTGACAACTTCCGATCCATGACATTTTTCTCAAATATCATATCTCCCTTTTTATTGgtgatcaaatcaatcaatttgaaatctcCAAAGAGACGCGTTCTCTTCAATCTTTCAAGTTCTTGTTTTCGACGctgtttcaattcttcttcttctcttaATCTAGCAGCCTCTTTAGGGTCTTCTAATTCAGATTTGATACCGGCAATACGACGAGATCTTCTGCTTGGCTCCAGtacttcttttttaacTACTGGTTTTTTCGTAGTCTTGCGTCGTTTTTGCAGAGATGGTGATGGAGTTTTACTATCAACCTccttttttattgaatcaGAAATTGAATCCAAATCAAGTTTTTTTAACAACTCTTGGTTTCTTCTGATATTCTCTTGTCTTTTCTTCTCAAGTTCCGATAATGCCATGGTGTTGTAGAAAGTTGTTGTGGCACACAAGGAGTAAGCAAAGAGactaacttttttttttttttttcaaattggttGTGTGAAACGCGTACCACGGTACAAGTTTTATTCGTCTTTATCTATTTACGTACATACATGTtcatataatcaattagCTATTTCTCTTAGCACATCTCCACACAAGTATAAACTTCCGCATACTACTATTGGTTTATTCTCTAATGTCTTGTCCTCTAGATACTGAAATACTTGATGTATATGGACATCATCGCCAATATTTCGTACATCATGACAATAATCTTCAGCAATCGAAGTCAAAGTTAAAATCAGCTCGGGTTTAATCCAAGGCATATTTTCAGGTTGGGTGAACAATGTAGGTATAACAATATCCTTTTCTGACACAACatgtttcaataaattcgCAACTGCTTTGCCTTTAGTCATACCAATCACAAATACTATAGGTTTATGATTGCTTTCTTCCAGTTCATTTTTTGCATCTGTGTCTGCTTCTGATTCTTGTTTAGGGTATTTTgtatttaaatatttaccCAATTCAATAGCAGCACTTTCATTATGTGCCCcatctaataatattgatccTAGACTTTTGTGCGGTATTGTTTGTAATCTGCCTGGCCAATTGGTTTTGCGTATAccatttatcaaaatttctTCGGATATTTTATACGGCAAACACTTCAATATTTCCACTGCCaatgataaattgttgGCTTGATATGATCCTTTTAATGGACTATACTGTATAAATTGGTTCTTAATTGGCTCAACAATACTCAATGGACATGATATTTCTTGTGATTTTTCGTGAATTGCTTGTAAAATAATGGACTCATTCAGAgaatcaacaaaacaagGAATTTCATGTTTCATAATTcctgatttttcttttgctaTTGTCAATAATGTCCCCCctaacaatttttcatgATCTAAACCTATTTTGGTTATTGCCGTTGCCACCACGCCGCCTCCATTAGTAGTTTCACCATACGGCACTAAAACATTAGTTGCATCTAATCTTCCACCAACTCCGACTTCAACCAATGccatttcaatttcttctaatgcaaaaattttaaatgcTGTAGCTGttaaaatttcaaactCTGTACAttctaatttcaaatcattattaattctCATGACTTGTTCATTAATTCTATCAAATTTAGATTTGGGATAAGTTTGGTTGTTTATTGTAATGCAATCGTGATAATCGATAATATGAGGTGAAGTAAACTTCCCATTCTTTATTTTAGCCTCAGTCAAAACAGATGATATGTATGCTAATGTTGAACCCTTTCCATTGGTTCCTGCTATATGAATGGATTTATAGGCATTTTGAGGGTTATTCAAATGACCTAACAATTTAGTTATTCTTTGTAGTCCTAGATTAATTGGCATAGTACGATTTGTGATCTTAATAAAACACTCCGCCAAAAACAGTGATGATCCCCTACGTCGTAATTTAAAATGTTCTTTCTGGTAGTTGTCGCGATTGAATATTCCCCGcgacaaaaaaatttttcttaatGCTTGTCTTGAGTTGGTTGCTACCAATTGCATTAGAAAAGGCTCTTATCAAGAACATGTTCTCATATTgtaatcaaattatattattttgagGAAAAATGTTAGTATGGTAATGATCAGTAGAATTTTTTAAGTTATTTATTATGCTTTTCTTGAGTTGAAATGAGGAAACGtcatttaatatttgttttgacATTCATTTGGTGCCATTTTTTGATCCAAAACTAAGCAAAAACACCAATCATTTCAACAATGGATACTGATCAGAATTTTGAAGACACATGTATCTTTTGAGAAACAAATCCATTTGACATATCCCTTTCTAATCTAGATTTAAAGAGATCTACATGGatcattattttgaatACCACTAGCTTGTTATTAACCTGGTCGTGGCTGAATAAAAGACACTCAGTATTTTGCGACCTCTACAACAAcgttcaaaaaaaaaaaaaaaaaaaaacaaccaaccaaaacaTAATTAATCGTAACTGACCCCTCCAGAATCCAAACCAAACTCAAACTCAAACCCATTCCTAGTCGACTCAAAAACAGAAAAGCCCAACAATAAGTTCAAATGTCATCACTAAATAATGAAAAGGCCGAAAATTTCATTCAGGAAAGATTGGATTCATTACATGAAATAGATTGTAAAGTAGTGACTTTACTTGAtcaattttcatcaatatttcaatcattttatactaaagataaagaagaattttcTCAACAAACATCTGATATATATTCTACTTTGAGTAAAGTTGCCATTGATTTACgtaaagaaattaaaattatggATGATAATATTGGGGCATATGATAagaatgatgataatgtgATGATTTTACCTATTAGTAATGTGGATCaaaaaaacacaaaatTAGGTAGAAAACGATTGAATTTAGAATTAGCTGAATTGAAAAGACTAATATCTGATGCAaaagaagttgaaaatatagaaaatgatgataatgataataatgaaattcaaCCTGAAAGTGATGGTAACCAGATACCACAAGGCAACGAGAATGagaatgaaaatgaaaacgatcaaaacaacaacgtAGCGAATGATGACACCGAAATGAAGGATTAAAAATTGTGTATACTAATGTACATACATCTATTATACTGATAGGGCTATATTATCTCTTCTAAATATCCTTGTTGTATTAACCTTTCCACATCAGATTTTCTGACAAAGAATTGAGAATCCTTGATCAAGTTAAAAGAACCATATTCGGTAGTAACTTCACCTCCATCCTTCAATACTCTCACATCAATAAAAATGTTTGTAGGTGGATTCAAATCACCACttaaatcaatatcttcAAAACTTGACTTGAATTCCATTATTAAATcttgatattgtttaaaaaaatcttgTTCAAAATGATTCAAGTTATTCAAATCCAAACTGGTAGTATAATTATTAAGATTCTTTGTTAAAGGATTCACTgcattattactattagCACTTTGGTTGACATTTGTATtggttgatgatgatgatgttgaagtTTCAATAGGATCAATATTTAGCCAACAAAACTCAGTTATCTTATCTGCTCTTAACTTTTCATATGCTAATAAACACCGTTTATTCCTTCTCATAGATAAATGAGTGACAAATAATTGacattgatttattttactATTTTCTTGATCTTGGGTCCCTTGTAATTGCTCTTgttcttcaattaaatattcagcatctttattcaaatcattggTTTCTCTTACAATGCTTTTCACTAAATCAGATTGATAAATAGGAATATTAGATAAGTTACTCGATCTTTTACCATCTAATATTAGTTTATTAGCCGTATCTCCAAACATGACTGGTCTTTTTTAATGGATTGATGTTGGAGTATAGCACCAAAGGAATTTGTTAATGGCTTTAGCAATTTTGAGAACATTACGAGACGCGTTGAATTGACAAAAGAACTGCATATAGTTTAACGTGGTGAAAATCTGTAATAATCACACGACTTGGTAAGATTAAAACTTCGGCCGCAAGGTCGTTAGGTGGTGCAGGCGAAGGAAAGATATTAGTAGTAGGGGTTTGTTGCTACCACCGGGGCTAATGAGTCGTCCAACACAAGAACTTCTTTTGAGCAACAACTACCCCCACCCGTCCCCCCTTGTGCCTAAATGTCGTAAGACAATAGATCGACTTGACAAAAACTGATATGGTCCTCCTCCTGCAGCATTACAATTGATTAGTTAAATTATCACATGAAAATCTGCATTTACATCAAACACAATAGTTTACAAGGgttttagtttagtttagtgttgttgttgttgggaTATCGATAATTAGTATATGTTGCACAAGACATTTAAGTTATGATGATTTGTCTATATTGTTTAGCCtttataatgatttttaCTATCTGATCGTGTTAAAGTTTTCTTAACACCccttatatatatatatatggaatttctttgttttgtttctaTTCTACGAAAAACCAATAAGGTCAATATCAGAGTAGGAATCCAGGTAGTCAGGagttttaattaattacaATGTTGTCAAGGTGTTTCTCTTTTTGTAGTAGTTAATGTTGAAgttcaattgaaatgaGGAGAAGAGGACAAAGATATTGTTCTGGTTAAGCAATCCCAAGGGTTGATAATTCAGAAatataaatgataaaacCATTTTGGTTTCATATTCATTCCACAAAAAGCACATGATCAACCAAAAGATAGTAATAGGGGTTGGCCGAATAAAAAGCTATACTCTATCAACAGTTTTtcttggttgttgttgttgtcgtttCTATAAATTTTATCGTTTCCAATTTCTTACTCTTACACatagtttctttttttcttctgtttAACCACAAttcacacacacacacacacttCTTTTAAGAATTGTAcacatcaacaaaaaactTTACTactaaaaatttcattcactttaattaattatttcttttcttttttaaattcacCATATAGTTATATCAATTTAAAGTTGTGATAGGGGGGTTTTCCACAGTTGCAGAGACATACATAATCAGCAAAAcattttattaatcaattcaatccTTTATTAACATAACACCTCAAATTGGTTTTCACTATTAATTAACACTCACATTGGTTTGTTCATAACCCGCccttttaatttttatcaCCCAATTTTCGAGATTTCCCTTTCCCTTGATTAATTGACATTATGTTGTTATCCGATATTCctccacaacaacaacaacagaaagAGAATGGTTCtgattcaatattttcagCAGACGAATTTGTATCGGCATATTGCTTTATATCGCATGATAAGGTAAATTTAATTCCTGTAACAACAGATAATGtggatgatgaagatgaggATGGTAGGCACAACGGGAATAATATCACAGCCCCACATATTACTATCAATGATCTTCATCATGAAACTATTAAAGATCATGCTGATTTTACTCCCGATAAACTATacttgaaaaataaaaacttACTTTATAGTCTCAATAATCCATCAATTTCTGACGTTGAAGTAGAAAAtagcaacagcaacaacaacaacaccaccaccaatggTTCTAGTATACCGTCAACATCAAAAGATTCATATTCACCTTctccatcatcatcaccactGTCATCTTCCCTATCAACTCCTTCATTGAATAACAACACCAATAAAAAGACTCCAGTTGTGGTTGCtccatcaatttttttaccgaaattaattatcaatttggctgataatttaaacaatgattttaaagaattgaaacaacttttaattaaaatatttccTGCATGGGataatgttgataatataagtttaaatcaattaactGGTGGTATTACAAATATGTTATTATCATGTGAGTATAGTGGAAATGAAACcactaaaaataaagacGGTGATTCTGAACCGGTGTTGATAAGAGTTTATGGTCATGGaacaaatttaattattgatagACATCGAGAATTTATATCAcatttgatattaaattCTATTGGGTTAGCACCACCAGTTTTCGCCAGATTTAAAAACGGGTTAGTTTATGGATATTTAGATGGCAGGTCTTTAAAGCCTGAGGAAATGAGCCAAAATAGTTTATACCCGTTGATTGCTCAACAATTGGGAAATCTACATAATAAAGTTGATtacaaattgattgaacaaGGTATTGAGAAAATAAGAGCTTTGAAACTTGGAAGAAGACGGAGAAGATCATCATCAGCCTCTATAACattcaaaaagaaacatcatcataattCATCAAGTAGTGTTAGTAATAGTAGTGccaagaagaaatttattTCTAATATTTGGGAATTATTGGATGATTGGATCAATATTGTTCCAATAAATCctgatttgattgaatcTTTCCAACAAAACTTATCTAAACATTCGtcaaaaaatgatgatattattattattgatcaAGACAATTTAAAAGACattattaaacaagaatttgaatGGTTACATAATGaattaacaaaatcaataaattctcCAATAGTTTCATCACATtgtgatttattatcagggaatatcattattcctcaaaattttaaatttgatgataaacAAACCTTGTCATCTTCATTACCaagtattgaaaataatccTATAAAATTCATTGATTATGAATATATGTTACCCGCTCCTCGTGCATTTGATATTGCTAATCATTTGGCGGAATGGCAAGGTTTTAATTGTGATCGATCGGCTATTCCAGAACCATCCAAATCAAACCCAgtattaatcaattggtgTCGTGGttatttaaatgatatGAATGCATCACAGGAAATAGTGgaacaattaattgatgaaataaaaGCATATTATGGATTACCAGGATTTTATTGGGGGATTTGGGCTATGATTCAAAgtgaattatcaaatattgatttcaattatcTGAATTATGGGAAATTAAGATTAGAAGAATATTGGCAATGGAAACATGATTATCTAAAGACTAAATAATAACCAACCACATATACgtaaatatataattcattcattcattcattaaaattCTATTAAAAactgtaaaaaaaaaaatctatttctttttttttttttttttttttttggtttgacTAGCGACGACgtaaatcaacaatagtTGTATGTTGGGTTCTTGAAGATACTAATATACACCATATTGAACCtttattaaattctttaatcaaagtattataaatattcatGGCAAAACTTTTAGGGAAATTATTGGTTGTATATACCACTTTTCTAATCCATTCATcttgttgatgaattgaagtAATACTAATCATATCTAAAATTTCATCTCTAGcatcaataacaacaactggTCCAGAACTTAAATGTTTAATACATTGTTGTCCAGTTAATTTGGCATCATTTTCTGATTCCCATTTATCTCGTTTATTTTTCCTACCTCGAGGGGCATCATTCctaacaacaattattttttgatctATTTCAACAGAATCAATTGGTCcatttaattcttcttcttgaattgttttagaagaagaaggtaatgctgataatgatgatgatgataatgcGGAGTTTGTTAATATATTGTTACCATTATCTTgatcattttcttcatgTTCTGTCTCTTCAGACAACAAATCAGTCACCAAATAATCTATCACTTCATCATAatctaaatcaatttctttaccAGTAactatatttttcaatttcaaaggTTTAAAACCAGATCCAGATTTTTTACTTCTTCTAATGCTTCCAAGGGCACTAGCACCACTTATTGATGGAAGTGAATTGCCAATTATAGGTAACAGTCTTATAATAACAATCCATATAGCACCTTCTGCATTTCCATTTTGCAATATTTCATCTTGAGTCTTTGCCGCAACCGATGTTATATCAGCACTTATATTCTTATTCCAAAATTTAGAAACCAATTGATATCCAActtgatttaaaaattgttgttgtgtaGAACTTATAAGCACTTTACATCGATTCCCCTTCCATTTATTCACCAAAtccaattttgatttacCTCTAGAAATTAATGTTTTCATAAGAATGAAAACTAAACTGGTAGTCAATGAAAATCCTACACCATGTGGGGTGATTTGTTTGGTTGTGACATTTGAAAAGGAGCCGATTAATGA
This sequence is a window from Candida dubliniensis CD36 chromosome 7, complete sequence. Protein-coding genes within it:
- a CDS encoding dihydrofolate synthetase, putative (Similar to S. cerevisiae FOL3), whose translation is MPINLGLQRITKLLGHLNNPQNAYKSIHIAGTNGKGSTLAYISSVLTEAKIKNGKFTSPHIIDYHDCITINNQTYPKSKFDRINEQVMRINNDLKLECTEFEILTATAFKIFALEEIEMALVEVGVGGRLDATNVLVPYGETTNGGGVVATAITKIGLDHEKLLGGTLLTIAKEKSGIMKHEIPCFVDSSNESIILQAIHEKSQEISCPLSIVEPIKNQFIQYSPLKGSYQANNLSLAVEILKCLPYKISEEILINGIRKTNWPGRLQTIPHKSLGSILLDGAHNESAAIELGKYLNTKYPKQESEADTDAKNESEESNHKPIVFVIGMTKGKAVANLLKHVVSEKDIVIPTLFTQPENMPWIKPESILTLTSIAEDYCHDVRNIGDDVHIHQVFQYLEDKTLENKPIVVCGSLYLCGDVLREIAN
- a CDS encoding essential subunit of the RNA polymerase II mediator complex, putative (In S. cerevisiae: associates with core polymerase subunits to form the RNA polymerase II holoenzyme;~Similar to S. cerevisiae MED11), whose product is MSSLNNEKAENFIQERLDSLHEIDCKVVTLLDQFSSIFQSFYTKDKEEFSQQTSDIYSTLSKVAIDLRKEIKIMDDNIGAYDKNDDNVMILPISNVDQKNTKLGRKRLNLELAELKRLISDAKEVENIENDDNDNNEIQPESDGNQIPQGNENENENENDQNNNVANDDTEMKD
- a CDS encoding DNA replication initiation GINS complex subunit, putative (In S. cerevisiae: subunit of the GINS complex (Sld5p, Psf1p, Psf2p, Psf3p), which is localized to DNA replication origins and implicated in assembly of the DNA replication machinery;~Similar to S. cerevisiae PSF1), which produces MFGDTANKLILDGKRSSNLSNIPIYQSDLVKSIVRETNDLNKDAEYLIEEQEQLQGTQDQENSKINQCQLFVTHLSMRRNKRCLLAYEKLRADKITEFCWLNIDPIETSTSSSSTNTNVNQSANSNNAVNPLTKNLNNYTTSLDLNNLNHFEQDFFKQYQDLIMEFKSSFEDIDLSGDLNPPTNIFIDVRVLKDGGEVTTEYGSFNLIKDSQFFVRKSDVERLIQQGYLEEII
- a CDS encoding choline kinase, putative (In S. cerevisiae: primarily responsible for phosphatidylethanolamine synthesis via the CDP-ethanolamine pathway; also exhibits choline kinase activity;~Similar to S. cerevisiae EKL1) — protein: MLLSDIPPQQQQQKENGSDSIFSADEFVSAYCFISHDKVNLIPVTTDNVDDEDEDGRHNGNNITAPHITINDLHHETIKDHADFTPDKLYLKNKNLLYSLNNPSISDVEVENSNSNNNNTTTNGSSIPSTSKDSYSPSPSSSPSSSSLSTPSLNNNTNKKTPVVVAPSIFLPKLIINLADNLNNDFKELKQLLIKIFPAWDNVDNISLNQLTGGITNMLLSCEYSGNETTKNKDGDSEPVLIRVYGHGTNLIIDRHREFISHLILNSIGLAPPVFARFKNGLVYGYLDGRSLKPEEMSQNSLYPLIAQQLGNLHNKVDYKLIEQGIEKIRALKLGRRRRRSSSASITFKKKHHHNSSSSVSNSSAKKKFISNIWELLDDWINIVPINPDLIESFQQNLSKHSSKNDDIIIIDQDNLKDIIKQEFEWLHNELTKSINSPIVSSHCDLLSGNIIIPQNFKFDDKQTLSSSLPSIENNPIKFIDYEYMLPAPRAFDIANHLAEWQGFNCDRSAIPEPSKSNPVLINWCRGYLNDMNASQEIVEQLIDEIKAYYGLPGFYWGIWAMIQSELSNIDFNYSNYGKLRLEEYWQWKHDYLKTK